In the Malania oleifera isolate guangnan ecotype guangnan chromosome 1, ASM2987363v1, whole genome shotgun sequence genome, one interval contains:
- the LOC131163331 gene encoding SKP1-like protein 1A, with the protein MSARKITLRSSDGETFEVDEIVALESQTIKHMIEDDCADNGIPLPNVTSKILAKVIEYCKKHVETPKTDDRNADDELKSWDIDFVKVDQATLFDLILAANYLNIKSLLDLTCQTVADMIKGKTPEEIRKSFNIKNDFTPEEEEEVRRENQWAFE; encoded by the exons ATGTCGGCAAGGAAGATCACGCTGAGGAGCTCCGATGGCGAGACCTTCGAGGTCGACGAGATCGTGGCTCTCGAGTCTCAGACGATCAAGCACATGATCGAGGACGACTGTGCCGACAACGGTATTCCCCTGCCCAATGTCACCAGCAAGATCTTGGCCAAGGTGATCGAATATTGCAAGAAGCACGTCGAGACTCCGAAAACTGACGATCGAAATGCCGACGACGAGCTCAAGTCCTGGGACATCGATTTCGTCAAGGTTGACCAGGCGACTCTCTTCGATCTCATTCTG GCTGCGAATTATTTGAACATCAAAAGCCTGCTAGATCTTACATGCCAGACGGTTGCTGACATGATAAAGGGAAAGACCCCAGAGGAAATTCGGAAGTCATTCAACATCAAGAATGACTTCACCccggaggaggaggaagaggttCGTCGCGAGAACCAGTGGGCATTTGAGTGA
- the LOC131163336 gene encoding uncharacterized protein LOC131163336, whose translation MGNCIETYWTRRRVEGETEPQEQSKRENQEENTGKGSGIVRESGLVKENGFGNEGMRVKAVLTKQELEWLMFQLKGRGGEGKRLEEVLEKIKRGRAENRVGEAWKPSLESIVEIPEVPDHMDR comes from the coding sequence ATGGGAAATTGCATTGAGACGTATTGGACAAGGAGGCGAGTGGAAGGAGAAACAGAGCCTCAGGAACAGAGCAAGCGAGAAAATCAAGAAGAAAATACAGGAAAAGGAAGTGGGATTGTGAGGGAAAGTGGGCTTGTGAAGGAAAATGGGTTTGGAAACGAAGGAATGAGGGTGAAGGCGGTGCTGACGAAGCAAGAGCTGGAGTGGTTGATGTTTCAGCTGAAGGGAAGGGGAGGAGAAGGGAAGAGATTAGAAGAAGTTTTGGAGAAAATTAAGAGAGGGAGAGCGGAGAACAGAGTCGGTGAAGCATGGAAACCATCGCTGGAGAGTATCGTGGAGATCCCTGAAGTGCCTGATCACATGGATAGATGA